The following are from one region of the Bradyrhizobium septentrionale genome:
- a CDS encoding acyltransferase family protein, whose product MKSIAHAAPAVDVQAAPKLHKRNVALDRARTFLTLVVLLHHAVIPYTHFGHTDPTSWIGFDCVVLATDSFFMAMFFFLSGLFVWPGLGRKPWLIFLRDRLLRLGLPFVICAVTVIPIAYYAIALRANPEETFSEFWRKTMTFGPWPSGPIWFVYVLMTFDLTASLLYRVSPHLLDPINRLSIMGFERPSKFWLFLVVVSAAAYLPMLVHYGQNYWFELGPFSVQASRVLLYASYFFIGAGIGAANFENGVLGAHGRLTERRWFWTGITVIPYCMMWVMIYIKRGIIGNPDPLPGWYLAIYGSFFVLFSASILFAILAYFLQSKDGGPTLLDRMQGDAYGMFLVHYPIVLWLQYWLFDMDLPAIAKAAIAFFATVALSWAATAVLRKLPGANYVL is encoded by the coding sequence ATGAAATCGATTGCTCACGCGGCTCCGGCCGTCGACGTCCAGGCAGCACCGAAGCTCCACAAGCGTAACGTCGCGTTGGACCGTGCGCGCACCTTCCTGACGCTGGTCGTGCTGCTGCATCACGCGGTGATCCCCTACACCCATTTCGGGCACACCGACCCGACATCCTGGATCGGCTTCGACTGCGTGGTGCTCGCCACCGACAGCTTCTTCATGGCGATGTTCTTCTTCCTGTCGGGGCTGTTCGTCTGGCCGGGGCTCGGCCGCAAGCCGTGGCTGATCTTTCTGCGCGACCGGCTGCTGCGGCTCGGCCTGCCGTTCGTGATCTGCGCGGTCACCGTAATTCCAATCGCCTATTACGCGATCGCGCTGCGCGCGAATCCGGAGGAGACCTTCTCCGAATTCTGGCGGAAGACCATGACGTTCGGGCCGTGGCCGAGCGGCCCGATCTGGTTCGTCTATGTCCTGATGACCTTCGACCTGACCGCGAGCCTGCTGTACCGGGTGTCGCCGCATCTGCTCGATCCCATCAACCGTCTCTCGATCATGGGATTCGAACGTCCGTCGAAGTTCTGGCTGTTCCTCGTCGTCGTCAGTGCCGCCGCCTACCTGCCCATGCTGGTCCATTACGGCCAGAACTACTGGTTCGAACTCGGACCGTTTTCGGTGCAGGCGAGCCGCGTGCTGCTGTATGCGTCCTATTTCTTCATTGGAGCGGGGATCGGGGCGGCCAACTTCGAGAACGGCGTGCTCGGCGCGCACGGACGGCTGACCGAGCGGCGCTGGTTCTGGACGGGCATCACGGTGATTCCCTACTGCATGATGTGGGTCATGATCTACATCAAGCGCGGGATCATCGGTAACCCCGATCCGCTGCCGGGCTGGTATCTCGCGATCTACGGCAGCTTCTTCGTGCTGTTCTCAGCCTCGATCCTGTTCGCGATCCTGGCCTACTTCCTGCAATCGAAAGACGGCGGGCCGACGCTGCTCGACCGCATGCAGGGGGATGCCTACGGCATGTTCCTGGTGCACTATCCGATCGTGCTGTGGCTGCAATACTGGCTGTTCGATATGGATCTGCCGGCGATCGCCAAGGCCGCGATCGCGTTCTTCGCCACCGTGGCGCTGAGCTGGGCCGCCACCGCCGTGCTGCGCAAGCTGCCGGGCGCCAATTACGTGCTGTAG
- the pstS gene encoding phosphate ABC transporter substrate-binding protein PstS encodes MTKHFRLPIIFTALVVATQCLAAETKGAGSTFVSPVMAKWIAGYKAKTGNDVSYQSVGSSIGVGLIKKAAVDFGTSDMPLDPKELEKLGMVQFPIVIGGVVPVVNIEGVKPGQMQFTGQLLADIYLGKVRYWNDPAIQAVNPDLKLPHTAITVVHRIDGSGTTFNWSNYLSKISAQWKASVGEGTSVEWPVGLGGKGNDGVASLVGLIPGSIGYLEYSYALQRLDRISFGLVQNSAGNFVTPDAASFQAAAASADWTTTQDFYLVLTNAPGEDAYPITATTFVLMHKQPKSPDRSATAIDFLRWSLESGKPQAQLLNYVPLPATLVEQIEVYWQHNFEALTASASVPGKR; translated from the coding sequence ATGACGAAGCATTTCAGATTACCAATCATTTTCACTGCTCTGGTCGTCGCAACGCAATGCCTGGCCGCGGAGACGAAGGGCGCGGGCTCAACCTTCGTGTCGCCCGTGATGGCGAAATGGATCGCCGGCTACAAGGCAAAGACCGGCAACGACGTCAGCTATCAGTCGGTGGGGTCGAGCATCGGCGTCGGCCTGATCAAGAAGGCGGCCGTCGATTTCGGGACAAGCGATATGCCGCTTGATCCGAAGGAGCTTGAAAAGCTCGGCATGGTGCAATTCCCGATCGTGATCGGAGGCGTCGTGCCTGTGGTCAACATCGAGGGCGTCAAGCCCGGCCAGATGCAATTCACCGGACAGCTGCTTGCCGACATCTATCTCGGCAAGGTCAGATACTGGAACGACCCGGCCATTCAAGCCGTCAATCCCGATCTGAAGCTGCCGCACACGGCGATCACCGTCGTGCATCGGATCGACGGCTCGGGGACGACGTTCAATTGGTCGAACTACCTCTCGAAGATCAGCGCGCAGTGGAAGGCCAGCGTCGGAGAGGGCACGTCGGTCGAATGGCCCGTCGGGCTCGGCGGCAAAGGCAATGACGGCGTCGCCTCGCTTGTCGGCCTGATTCCCGGTTCGATCGGCTATCTCGAATACTCCTATGCGTTGCAACGGCTCGACCGGATTTCCTTTGGCCTGGTGCAGAACAGCGCCGGCAATTTCGTCACCCCTGACGCCGCATCCTTCCAGGCCGCGGCGGCCAGCGCGGACTGGACAACGACGCAGGATTTCTACCTGGTCCTGACCAACGCCCCGGGGGAGGACGCGTATCCGATCACGGCCACGACCTTCGTGCTGATGCACAAGCAGCCGAAATCGCCCGACAGGTCGGCGACCGCGATCGACTTCCTGCGCTGGTCCCTGGAAAGCGGCAAGCCGCAGGCCCAACTGCTCAACTACGTTCCCTTGCCGGCCACGCTGGTCGAGCAAATCGAGGTCTATTGGCAGCACAATTTCGAGGCGCTGACGGCGTCGGCATCGGTGCCCGGAAAGCGCTGA
- a CDS encoding GlsB/YeaQ/YmgE family stress response membrane protein, producing MNDPQVGWIAAIIVGGLAGWLAEMFMKTGTGIFMNIILGIVGAALANWLLGLLGVSLGGGWLSYLIAGFIGACVIIFAWRAIRGAT from the coding sequence ATGAACGACCCTCAAGTTGGATGGATCGCCGCCATCATCGTCGGCGGATTGGCCGGCTGGCTCGCCGAGATGTTCATGAAGACCGGAACCGGTATTTTCATGAATATCATCCTCGGCATCGTCGGCGCCGCGCTGGCGAACTGGCTGTTGGGTCTGCTCGGCGTGTCGCTCGGCGGAGGATGGCTCAGCTATCTCATCGCCGGCTTCATCGGCGCCTGCGTGATCATCTTTGCCTGGCGCGCGATCCGCGGTGCGACCTAA
- the tnpC gene encoding IS66 family transposase encodes MIIAQREQLTLAKSEVTVGRLEIERLKLMLAKARREQFGQSSERGKLLVEQLELAIEDLEETQAEQETKAELAAPEAAKQQRVQNPRPPRRPLPDNLPIERIVEPAPCVCGKCGSERLHKLGEVVSKTLECEPRRWKIIEHVREKFSCRDCEAITEAPAPSHPIPRGFAGPSLLAMVLVNKFLLHQPLNRQSKTYAREGIEIDVSTLADRIGACVVALDPIIEAIRIHVMSAERIHGDDTTVPVLAKLKTVTGRIWTYVRDDRPFGGTDPPAALFYYSRNRAGEHPQSHLAGYVGLMQADAFDGYNQLYKAQRKPAPILEAACWSHGRRKFFDLAKSGEAPIASEAVRRIDILFEIERTINGKTPEQRLAVRRDKSRPIVADLEIWMRQQRTLLSSGNDTAKAINYLLNRWAAFTRFLDDGRVCLSNNAAERALRGVAVGRRNWTFAGSDAGGHRAAAVYTLIETCKMNDVDPQAWLADVLARLPDHPVNKVADLLPWNWKATQQSTAAAA; translated from the coding sequence ATGATCATTGCGCAGCGCGAGCAGCTGACGCTGGCGAAGAGCGAGGTGACCGTCGGCCGGCTGGAGATCGAGCGGCTGAAGCTGATGCTGGCCAAGGCACGGCGAGAACAGTTCGGGCAATCTTCTGAGCGCGGCAAGCTGCTGGTCGAGCAGCTCGAACTCGCCATCGAGGATCTTGAAGAGACCCAGGCTGAGCAGGAAACCAAGGCCGAGCTCGCAGCGCCGGAAGCCGCCAAACAGCAGCGCGTGCAAAATCCACGGCCGCCGCGACGTCCGTTGCCGGACAATCTACCGATCGAACGCATCGTCGAACCCGCTCCTTGCGTATGTGGCAAGTGCGGCAGCGAGCGACTGCACAAGCTCGGCGAGGTGGTATCGAAGACCCTGGAATGTGAGCCACGGCGCTGGAAGATTATCGAGCATGTCCGCGAAAAGTTCTCCTGCCGGGATTGTGAGGCAATCACCGAGGCGCCGGCGCCCTCCCATCCGATCCCGCGAGGCTTTGCCGGGCCGAGCCTGCTGGCGATGGTGCTGGTCAACAAGTTCCTGCTGCACCAGCCGTTGAACCGACAGAGCAAGACCTATGCCCGCGAAGGGATCGAGATCGACGTCTCGACCCTGGCGGATCGGATCGGCGCCTGCGTGGTGGCACTCGATCCCATCATTGAGGCGATCCGGATCCACGTCATGAGCGCGGAACGCATCCACGGCGACGATACGACGGTGCCGGTGCTGGCCAAGCTCAAGACGGTTACCGGCCGGATCTGGACCTATGTTCGCGATGACCGGCCGTTTGGCGGCACGGATCCGCCGGCGGCCCTGTTCTACTACTCACGCAACCGGGCTGGAGAACACCCGCAAAGCCATCTTGCCGGCTATGTCGGCCTCATGCAGGCCGATGCCTTCGATGGGTATAACCAGCTCTACAAGGCCCAAAGGAAGCCAGCTCCGATCCTTGAAGCGGCCTGTTGGAGCCACGGCCGCAGAAAGTTCTTCGACTTGGCGAAATCTGGAGAGGCGCCGATTGCCAGCGAGGCCGTGCGACGCATCGATATCCTTTTCGAGATCGAGCGCACCATCAACGGCAAAACGCCGGAACAGCGGCTTGCGGTACGTCGTGATAAGTCGAGGCCGATCGTCGCCGATCTCGAAATCTGGATGCGTCAGCAGCGAACCTTGCTCTCATCAGGCAACGATACTGCAAAGGCGATCAACTACCTGCTCAACCGTTGGGCGGCGTTCACCCGCTTCCTGGACGATGGTCGCGTCTGCCTCTCGAACAACGCTGCCGAACGAGCGTTACGCGGTGTGGCTGTCGGAAGACGAAATTGGACCTTCGCCGGTTCAGATGCCGGCGGCCATCGCGCCGCCGCCGTCTATACCCTGATCGAAACCTGCAAGATGAACGACGTTGATCCGCAAGCCTGGCTCGCGGATGTGTTGGCCAGGCTTCCAGATCACCCCGTCAACAAAGTCGCCGACCTGCTCCCGTGGAATTGGAAGGCGACCCAACAGTCCACAGCGGCTGCCGCCTGA
- the tnpB gene encoding IS66 family insertion sequence element accessory protein TnpB (TnpB, as the term is used for proteins encoded by IS66 family insertion elements, is considered an accessory protein, since TnpC, encoded by a neighboring gene, is a DDE family transposase.), whose amino-acid sequence MIAIPGNVRVWLATGHTDMRRGFPSLARLVQESLKRDPHAGDLYVFRGRRGDLIKIIWHDGQGACLFTKRLERGRFLWPSMADGVVTISVAQLSYLLSGIDWRMPQATWRPRASG is encoded by the coding sequence TGCGACCGGCCACACCGATATGCGCCGCGGCTTCCCGAGCCTCGCGCGTCTGGTCCAGGAGAGTTTGAAGCGTGATCCGCATGCCGGTGATCTCTATGTTTTTAGAGGCCGCCGCGGCGACCTGATCAAGATCATCTGGCATGATGGCCAAGGCGCGTGTCTGTTCACGAAGCGGCTGGAGCGAGGCCGCTTTTTGTGGCCATCAATGGCGGATGGCGTTGTGACGATCAGCGTTGCGCAGCTATCCTATCTCCTCTCCGGAATTGATTGGCGGATGCCGCAGGCAACCTGGCGTCCACGGGCTTCCGGTTAA
- a CDS encoding PaaI family thioesterase, translating to MNELAKTAFNRRPDLHVETEGEFAGWRTWTRDNFETHTGPFYHRMDENGRISCAFRVGKKHLNGSGNVHGGCFMTFADYCLFALAGSVLQGPGVTVSFASEFLDAAREGDLIECTGEVTRAGMSLIFVRGMLTSAERPLFTFSGTIKRVKRKAPAQTPA from the coding sequence GTGAACGAACTCGCCAAAACCGCATTCAACCGCCGCCCTGACCTGCACGTCGAAACCGAGGGCGAATTCGCCGGCTGGCGGACCTGGACCCGGGACAATTTCGAGACCCATACCGGCCCCTTTTACCACCGCATGGACGAAAACGGCCGCATCAGCTGCGCGTTCCGGGTAGGTAAAAAGCACCTCAACGGCTCCGGCAATGTCCATGGCGGCTGCTTCATGACGTTTGCGGATTACTGCCTGTTCGCGCTGGCCGGCTCGGTGCTCCAGGGCCCGGGCGTCACGGTGTCGTTCGCCTCCGAATTCCTCGACGCGGCCCGCGAGGGCGACCTGATCGAATGCACCGGCGAGGTCACCCGCGCCGGCATGTCGCTGATCTTCGTTCGCGGCATGCTGACATCGGCCGAGCGGCCGCTGTTCACCTTCTCCGGCACCATCAAGCGGGTGAAGCGCAAGGCGCCGGCACAGACACCCGCGTGA
- the purL gene encoding phosphoribosylformylglycinamidine synthase subunit PurL, whose product MNAPKNEPQITPELVAAHGLKPDEYERILKLIGRVPTFTELGIFSAMWNEHCSYKSSRIHLRGLPTKAPWVIQGPGENAGVIDIGGGQAVVFKMESHNHPSYIEPYQGATTGVGGILRDVFTMGARPIACLNALSFGAPDHPKTRHLVSGVVAGVGGYGNSFGVPTVGGQVRFHTRYDGNILVNAMAVGLADADKIFYAAASGVNMPIVYLGSKTGRDGIHGASMASAEFDDASEEKRPTVQVGDPFAEKLLLEACLEIMEKGCVIAIQDMGAAGLTCSAVEMGAKGDLGVDLDLDAVPTRETGMSAYEMMLSESQERMLMVLKPEKEQEAEAIFRKWGLDFAIVGYTTPSKRFVVKHGGDVMADLPIKELGDEAPVYDRPHVASTALPVIRGQDVKPPLGIAEALEKLIGTPELCSKRWVWEQYDHVILGNTMQRPGGDAAVVRVEDGPKGLALTVDVTPRYCEADPFEGGKQAVAEAWRNITAVGGRPLAITDNLNFGNPERPEIMGQFVGCLKGIAEACRALDFPVVSGNVSLYNETNGRGILPTPSIGGVGLLDDFTKSATLAFKAAGEAILLVGDTQGWLGQSVYLRDVCGREEGAPPPVDLATEKRNGDVVRGMIRAGTATAVHDVSDGGLLIALAEMAIASGIGAQLLAAPSSIVPHAYWFGEDQARYIVTVPAADAGLVLAKMKGAGVPCARIGTTGGDAIAVTGEPQVSVENLSRAFEHWLPNYMHSTAA is encoded by the coding sequence ATGAACGCCCCCAAGAACGAGCCCCAGATCACCCCCGAACTCGTCGCCGCCCACGGGCTGAAGCCGGACGAGTACGAGCGCATCCTCAAGCTGATCGGGCGGGTTCCGACCTTCACCGAGCTCGGCATCTTCTCGGCCATGTGGAACGAGCATTGCTCGTACAAGTCGTCCCGGATCCATCTGCGCGGGCTGCCCACCAAGGCCCCCTGGGTGATCCAGGGCCCCGGCGAGAATGCCGGCGTGATCGATATCGGCGGCGGCCAGGCGGTGGTCTTCAAGATGGAGAGCCACAACCACCCGAGCTACATCGAGCCCTATCAGGGCGCGACCACCGGCGTCGGCGGCATCCTGCGCGACGTCTTCACCATGGGCGCGCGCCCGATCGCCTGCCTGAACGCGCTGAGCTTTGGCGCGCCCGATCATCCCAAGACCCGGCATCTGGTGTCTGGTGTGGTGGCGGGCGTCGGCGGCTACGGCAATTCGTTCGGCGTGCCGACGGTCGGCGGCCAGGTCCGCTTCCACACTCGCTATGACGGCAACATCCTGGTCAACGCGATGGCGGTGGGCCTCGCCGATGCCGACAAGATCTTCTATGCGGCAGCCTCCGGCGTGAACATGCCGATCGTCTATCTTGGCTCCAAGACCGGCCGCGACGGCATTCACGGCGCCTCGATGGCCTCGGCCGAGTTCGACGACGCCTCCGAGGAGAAGCGCCCGACCGTGCAGGTCGGCGATCCCTTCGCCGAAAAGCTGCTGCTCGAAGCCTGCCTCGAGATCATGGAAAAGGGTTGCGTGATCGCGATCCAGGACATGGGCGCGGCGGGCCTGACCTGCTCGGCGGTCGAGATGGGCGCCAAGGGCGATCTCGGCGTCGACCTCGACCTCGACGCGGTGCCGACCCGCGAGACCGGCATGAGCGCCTACGAGATGATGCTCTCGGAGAGCCAGGAGCGCATGCTCATGGTGCTCAAGCCCGAGAAGGAGCAAGAGGCCGAGGCGATCTTCCGCAAATGGGGGCTCGATTTCGCCATCGTCGGCTACACCACGCCGAGCAAGCGCTTCGTCGTCAAGCATGGCGGCGACGTGATGGCCGATCTGCCGATCAAGGAGCTCGGCGACGAGGCGCCGGTCTATGACCGTCCGCACGTCGCTTCAACTGCGCTGCCGGTGATCCGCGGCCAGGACGTCAAGCCGCCGCTCGGCATCGCCGAGGCGCTGGAAAAGCTGATCGGCACGCCCGAACTGTGCTCGAAGCGCTGGGTGTGGGAGCAGTACGACCACGTCATCCTCGGAAATACCATGCAGCGTCCCGGCGGCGATGCCGCCGTGGTCCGTGTCGAGGACGGACCCAAGGGCCTCGCGCTCACCGTCGACGTCACGCCGCGCTATTGCGAGGCCGATCCGTTCGAGGGCGGCAAGCAGGCGGTCGCCGAAGCCTGGCGCAACATCACCGCGGTCGGCGGCCGGCCGCTTGCCATCACCGACAATCTCAATTTCGGCAATCCTGAACGCCCCGAGATCATGGGCCAGTTCGTCGGCTGCCTGAAGGGCATTGCGGAAGCCTGCCGCGCGCTGGATTTCCCGGTCGTCTCCGGCAACGTCTCGCTCTACAACGAGACCAACGGCCGCGGCATCCTGCCGACGCCCTCGATCGGCGGCGTCGGTCTGCTCGACGACTTCACCAAGTCGGCGACCCTGGCGTTCAAGGCAGCGGGCGAGGCGATCCTCCTGGTCGGCGATACCCAAGGCTGGCTCGGCCAGTCGGTCTATCTGCGCGACGTCTGCGGTCGCGAGGAGGGCGCTCCGCCGCCGGTCGATCTCGCCACCGAGAAGCGCAACGGCGATGTGGTGCGCGGCATGATCCGCGCCGGCACTGCGACCGCGGTGCACGACGTCTCCGACGGCGGGCTCCTGATCGCGCTCGCCGAGATGGCGATCGCAAGCGGCATCGGCGCGCAGCTCCTCGCGGCGCCGTCATCGATTGTCCCGCATGCCTACTGGTTCGGCGAGGATCAGGCCCGCTACATCGTCACGGTGCCTGCGGCAGACGCAGGCCTCGTGCTGGCGAAGATGAAGGGGGCCGGCGTGCCCTGCGCGCGCATCGGCACCACAGGCGGCGATGCGATCGCGGTCACCGGCGAGCCGCAGGTCTCGGTCGAGAACCTGTCTCGCGCGTTCGAGCACTGGCTGCCGAACTACATGCACAGCACGGCTGCCTGA
- a CDS encoding alkaline phosphatase family protein, which yields MKLKTFVSVTSAMSLVASLACVATPARAGQDGDNGDRGVGDSRDHDQDHDGDHHGRKPRVVMISLDGAKPDFIQKFIEEGVLPRDGGLARLSRRGAVALQNVTASPSLTAVSHIAIATGSTAVHNDIPSNTFEPIVGPITGSISGFAAPIGGYSESPLGPSPHPTAQPLWVQLRQQGKKVITATWPGGDGADISINNTVVQPAQPTRITDFTVPFGAFGGIGAQGFSLSRSDFTADPSIVAALQAAGHFSFSPVLVTSAPIETFSCSSAASATCTGASTLDVKYSIRVAAIDTINDRKVNYDTLVFFDANRGITAGPFHAPSTGPAYVKFGGENAPFFFEGSGAKVGAAYFVSALSPDLSVVRFARYGANFIPRNTPVLADVDDINNNIGFWRPQADFRIPERLSPGFTNFPDVEIETMYEDMVKTFVQYQANIGERAIKTHPDADLVMVYIEEPDGSEHQFLLTDPRQGTNPTDPNSIGANQDPAKVKRYASYVRFAYQAADRAVKQIADAAGRDSNVIVVSDHGFAPFHTSVNLTNILRNAGIDPSKVGIRTSGPAADIYVNLQNRELGGTVDLATYRTLVAQITDAVKNAVDPNARFNYSLKDQRIFTVVETRPLQCDAGTGQCLSKTVGQDYGDVFALMAPGYNFDGIQNPGVARQGDAPFSAATTALSMPNFYGAHGHDPELPVMSATFIAAGPQIRHDSVVRHMRNIDVAPTIMQILGTTPHQVDGEVLREVLR from the coding sequence ATGAAATTGAAGACGTTTGTTTCCGTCACATCGGCGATGTCGCTTGTCGCATCGCTGGCGTGCGTTGCAACTCCGGCGCGCGCCGGTCAGGACGGCGACAATGGCGATCGCGGTGTCGGCGATTCTCGCGATCATGATCAGGACCATGACGGCGACCATCATGGCCGCAAGCCGCGCGTGGTGATGATCTCGCTCGACGGCGCCAAGCCCGATTTCATCCAGAAATTCATCGAGGAAGGCGTGCTGCCGCGCGACGGCGGCCTCGCCCGGCTCTCACGGCGCGGCGCGGTCGCGCTGCAGAACGTGACGGCGTCGCCGTCACTCACCGCCGTGTCGCATATTGCGATCGCGACCGGCTCGACGGCGGTCCATAACGACATTCCCTCGAACACGTTCGAGCCGATCGTCGGCCCGATCACCGGCAGCATCAGCGGCTTTGCGGCGCCGATCGGCGGCTACAGCGAGAGCCCGCTCGGGCCGTCGCCGCACCCGACGGCGCAACCCCTGTGGGTGCAGCTGCGCCAGCAGGGCAAGAAGGTCATCACGGCGACCTGGCCCGGCGGCGACGGCGCCGACATTTCCATCAACAACACCGTGGTGCAGCCGGCGCAGCCCACCCGCATCACCGACTTCACGGTCCCGTTCGGCGCGTTCGGCGGCATCGGCGCCCAGGGCTTCTCACTGTCGCGCAGCGACTTCACGGCCGATCCCTCCATCGTGGCGGCGCTGCAGGCCGCGGGCCATTTCTCGTTCAGCCCGGTGCTGGTGACCTCGGCCCCGATCGAGACGTTCTCGTGCTCTTCGGCAGCGAGTGCGACCTGCACCGGCGCGTCGACACTCGACGTCAAATATTCGATCCGCGTCGCCGCCATCGACACCATCAACGATCGCAAGGTGAACTACGACACGCTGGTGTTCTTTGACGCCAACCGCGGCATCACCGCAGGACCGTTCCACGCGCCGTCGACCGGGCCGGCTTACGTCAAGTTCGGGGGCGAGAACGCACCGTTCTTCTTCGAAGGCAGCGGGGCGAAGGTTGGTGCTGCGTACTTCGTCTCGGCGCTGTCTCCCGACCTCTCGGTGGTGCGCTTCGCGCGCTACGGCGCCAACTTCATCCCGCGCAACACGCCGGTGCTCGCCGATGTCGACGACATCAACAACAACATCGGATTCTGGCGTCCGCAGGCCGACTTCCGCATTCCGGAGCGGCTGAGCCCCGGCTTCACCAATTTCCCCGACGTCGAGATCGAGACGATGTACGAAGACATGGTGAAGACCTTCGTGCAGTACCAGGCGAATATCGGCGAGCGCGCGATCAAGACGCATCCGGATGCCGACCTGGTGATGGTCTATATCGAGGAGCCCGACGGCTCCGAGCACCAGTTCCTGCTCACCGATCCGCGCCAGGGCACCAATCCGACCGACCCGAATTCGATCGGCGCCAACCAGGACCCCGCCAAGGTCAAGCGATACGCGTCCTACGTCCGCTTCGCCTACCAGGCGGCCGACAGAGCGGTGAAGCAGATTGCCGATGCGGCGGGCCGCGACAGCAACGTGATCGTGGTGTCGGATCACGGCTTCGCGCCGTTCCACACCTCGGTCAATCTCACCAACATCCTGCGCAACGCCGGGATCGACCCCAGCAAGGTCGGGATCCGCACCTCCGGTCCGGCCGCCGACATCTACGTCAATCTGCAGAATCGCGAGCTCGGCGGTACCGTCGATCTGGCGACCTATCGGACCCTGGTGGCGCAGATCACGGATGCGGTGAAGAACGCGGTCGACCCCAATGCGCGCTTCAACTACTCGCTCAAGGACCAGCGTATCTTTACCGTCGTCGAGACCCGGCCGCTGCAATGCGACGCCGGAACCGGACAGTGCCTCAGCAAGACCGTCGGCCAGGATTACGGCGACGTGTTCGCGCTGATGGCGCCCGGCTACAATTTCGACGGCATCCAAAATCCCGGCGTCGCGCGCCAGGGCGACGCGCCGTTCAGCGCGGCAACTACCGCGCTGTCGATGCCGAACTTCTACGGCGCCCACGGTCACGACCCCGAGCTTCCGGTGATGAGCGCAACTTTCATCGCCGCGGGGCCGCAGATCCGCCACGACAGTGTGGTGCGGCACATGCGCAATATCGACGTGGCGCCGACCATCATGCAGATCCTGGGCACGACGCCGCATCAGGTCGATGGTGAGGTGCTGCGCGAGGTCCTGCGCTAG
- a CDS encoding DUF1328 domain-containing protein, with amino-acid sequence MTLLKWALIFLVVSIIAGLLGFTGISAASADIARFLFYVFVVIFLVLLILGLTIFRA; translated from the coding sequence ATGACACTTCTGAAATGGGCGCTGATCTTCCTTGTCGTATCGATCATCGCGGGCTTGCTGGGCTTCACCGGCATTTCCGCCGCGTCCGCCGATATCGCCCGCTTCCTGTTCTATGTGTTCGTCGTGATCTTCCTGGTGCTCCTGATCCTCGGGCTCACGATCTTCAGAGCGTAG